The proteins below are encoded in one region of Bremerella sp. P1:
- a CDS encoding NPCBM/NEW2 domain-containing protein — protein MKTLSLIMLSLLAAGPAVEVQQLDGSKTSGDLIELSADSLEIQLADGKSSVFPAKDIISVRPVQPSDIAEKQPVTKELFFADGSRLLTADMLVSSRNAELMLPRGARVEIGRSALKGVRLLPTDPQSDDDPLKEKWDELAKEHTGGDAIVLNREGMLTVQEVVIHGVTADGVKIQLDDITTTVNPSKLYGLLFYQRAAREFPAPLCVVHLNDNSTLVARSIKMNNGQTRVTVLTGTEIPIPFDRITKLDFAAGNIQFLDELKPARITWTPVLKSAIAVDDLSLVYAPRMNQSFQGDAIQLEEDQQPQVYSRGIAVHATSELLYQLPSGFRQLQMRVGIAPESLGTCTAKLQIIGDQKILFEKEFNDETPPEDIALNISGVSRLKIVVDANDGEDFGDVLHLCQARLLK, from the coding sequence ATGAAGACGCTTTCCCTCATCATGCTTTCGCTCCTCGCCGCTGGTCCAGCGGTCGAGGTGCAGCAATTGGACGGATCCAAAACTAGCGGCGACCTGATCGAGTTGTCGGCCGACTCCCTGGAAATTCAGCTTGCCGATGGCAAGTCTTCCGTCTTTCCTGCCAAAGACATCATCAGCGTCCGCCCGGTCCAACCTTCGGACATCGCTGAAAAGCAACCGGTCACCAAAGAGCTGTTCTTTGCCGATGGTTCGCGATTGCTAACGGCAGACATGCTCGTCTCGTCACGCAATGCCGAGTTGATGCTTCCCAGGGGAGCCCGCGTCGAAATTGGCAGAAGTGCCCTCAAAGGGGTGCGACTGCTTCCGACCGATCCACAATCGGACGACGACCCGCTGAAAGAAAAGTGGGATGAACTTGCCAAAGAGCACACCGGCGGCGATGCCATTGTTCTCAACCGCGAAGGCATGCTGACCGTACAAGAGGTTGTCATTCATGGAGTGACTGCCGATGGCGTGAAGATCCAGCTCGACGACATCACAACAACCGTCAATCCATCGAAGCTATACGGGCTTCTCTTCTATCAGCGTGCCGCAAGAGAGTTTCCTGCGCCCCTCTGTGTCGTGCACTTGAATGACAATTCGACACTCGTCGCGCGCTCGATCAAGATGAACAATGGCCAAACGCGGGTGACCGTCCTGACGGGCACCGAAATACCGATTCCATTCGACCGCATCACAAAGCTCGACTTCGCCGCCGGAAACATCCAGTTTTTAGACGAGCTGAAACCGGCTCGCATTACCTGGACACCGGTTCTTAAGTCGGCCATCGCGGTGGATGACCTATCCTTGGTGTATGCCCCACGCATGAACCAATCGTTCCAGGGAGATGCGATTCAACTCGAAGAAGATCAGCAGCCCCAGGTTTACTCCCGCGGCATCGCGGTCCATGCGACCTCGGAACTGCTTTACCAACTACCATCAGGCTTCCGCCAACTGCAGATGCGTGTCGGGATCGCCCCAGAAAGCTTGGGTACCTGCACGGCGAAACTGCAGATTATTGGCGATCAGAAGATCTTGTTTGAAAAAGAATTTAACGACGAAACCCCGCCCGAAGATATCGCCTTGAACATCTCAGGCGTCAGCCGACTCAAAATTGTAGTCGACGCAAATGACGGCGAAGATTTCGGCGACGTGCTGCACCTCTGCCAGGCACGCTTGCTCAAGTAA
- a CDS encoding S1C family serine protease: protein MFRTVHIAPLIALSLLFAYQANAVEMDLVLKAEQERIAAVAKASASTISVFAGAAGGGSGVIISPDGYAVTNFHVADPAGNFMKCSMPEDGGKVYDAVIVGVDPVGDVAVIKMLGRDDFPAAEIVDSNSVQAGDWCFAVGNPFLLATDLQPTVTWGIVSGVHRYQYPAGTLLEYTDCLQTNAAINPGNSGGPLFNDKGQLIGINGRGSFEKRGRVNVGVGYAISINQVMNFLGYLKSGRIIDHATLGATVTTDTEGRVVVTNILSSSDAYRRGLRYGDEIVSFGNREITTVNGFKNILGIYPRGWSIPLSYRREGKRYDTVVRLAGVHSRRELLEKTGNAPIPPSPEEAPQPEDGEESPKEEGEEKPKKPIPVPGHPPKEEAKPPEEWKHLYQEKTGYANYQFNQEHQNRLRQALDAMGDWSQTSDNWELQYSLVDNDNGTIHIGPMTVEGKMAGVNHNIEIAGDLTEKLEPSGSGGLFLALYSWKRLLREKFDTFGEVYYLGTAPRRDFEVQYDVLVGLYDALEIRAYFDQKTGQLMVLEMFPETDSDPCEIEFSEYRETDGYTLPHRMVVRYGDDPFDIITVKKWSVKPAGEGA, encoded by the coding sequence ATGTTTCGCACTGTTCACATTGCCCCACTGATCGCACTTTCCCTCCTGTTTGCCTACCAGGCAAATGCAGTGGAGATGGATCTGGTTCTCAAAGCAGAACAGGAACGGATCGCAGCCGTCGCCAAGGCTTCGGCATCGACGATCTCGGTCTTCGCCGGCGCAGCCGGAGGTGGTAGCGGGGTCATCATCAGCCCCGATGGCTACGCCGTCACCAACTTCCACGTGGCCGATCCTGCTGGCAACTTCATGAAGTGCAGCATGCCTGAGGACGGTGGCAAGGTTTACGATGCGGTCATCGTTGGCGTCGACCCAGTGGGGGACGTCGCGGTCATTAAGATGCTCGGACGAGATGACTTCCCGGCGGCCGAAATCGTCGATAGCAACTCGGTTCAGGCTGGCGACTGGTGCTTTGCCGTGGGCAACCCGTTTCTCTTGGCAACCGACTTGCAACCGACCGTTACCTGGGGCATCGTCTCCGGCGTACATCGCTATCAGTACCCAGCCGGAACGCTGTTGGAATACACCGACTGCCTGCAGACCAATGCAGCCATTAACCCGGGCAACTCAGGCGGTCCTTTGTTCAACGACAAGGGTCAACTCATCGGTATCAACGGTCGCGGCTCGTTCGAGAAGCGTGGCCGCGTCAACGTCGGCGTCGGCTACGCGATTTCCATCAACCAGGTCATGAACTTCCTGGGTTACCTGAAAAGTGGTCGCATCATCGACCACGCTACCTTGGGTGCCACGGTCACTACCGACACCGAAGGACGCGTCGTCGTGACCAACATTCTGAGTTCCTCCGACGCCTACCGACGTGGCCTGCGTTATGGCGACGAGATCGTCAGCTTCGGCAATCGCGAGATCACGACCGTCAACGGCTTCAAGAACATCCTCGGCATTTACCCGCGCGGCTGGAGCATCCCGCTTTCATATCGCCGTGAAGGGAAACGCTACGATACGGTCGTTCGCCTGGCCGGTGTCCACTCGCGTCGAGAGCTGCTCGAGAAAACCGGGAACGCTCCTATTCCACCAAGTCCCGAAGAAGCCCCGCAGCCGGAAGATGGCGAGGAATCTCCCAAGGAAGAGGGCGAAGAAAAGCCGAAGAAGCCAATCCCTGTCCCCGGACACCCACCGAAGGAAGAGGCCAAGCCGCCGGAAGAGTGGAAGCACCTTTACCAGGAAAAGACAGGCTACGCCAACTATCAGTTCAACCAAGAGCATCAGAACCGCCTCCGCCAGGCCCTCGACGCGATGGGAGACTGGTCGCAGACCTCGGACAACTGGGAGCTGCAGTACTCGCTAGTCGATAACGATAACGGCACGATTCACATCGGGCCGATGACCGTCGAAGGTAAGATGGCCGGTGTCAATCACAATATTGAAATCGCCGGCGACCTGACCGAAAAGCTAGAGCCCTCAGGCAGCGGCGGTCTGTTCCTGGCGCTTTACAGCTGGAAGCGTCTGCTCCGCGAGAAATTCGACACCTTTGGTGAAGTCTATTACCTGGGCACCGCACCTCGACGCGATTTCGAAGTACAGTACGACGTACTTGTCGGCCTGTACGATGCCCTGGAAATCCGAGCCTACTTCGATCAAAAGACCGGGCAGTTGATGGTCCTGGAAATGTTCCCGGAGACCGATTCTGATCCGTGCGAAATTGAATTCAGCGAATACCGCGAGACCGATGGCTATACGCTTCCGCATCGGATGGTCGTTCGCTACGGCGACGATCCGTTCGATATCAT